From the Drechmeria coniospora strain ARSEF 6962 chromosome 02, whole genome shotgun sequence genome, the window ATGAAAATGGGGGGCATGGTGCCTGCCCGATATCTATACCGTTGAGCCTGATACCCATTCTAAGCTCTTGATTCTAcagccgacgccgtctgTCATACAAAATATACATGTCCGTCATGGTACAAGGCAGGAATCGTACTACATACATGGGCCCGCCATTCTTTTTCATGTTCGTGCAGTGAATGACGGCTCGGTGACATGCGGACGGACGATGGATGCATTGGCTCATTCGGCCTTGCCGACGTATCCCGAccgggcgacggcatcgacgaaaAGCTGCCTGCAGGGCACCTTGCTTCCCAGTCTTGCACAAAGTAGAAAGGCGCCGCTTAGCTTGCGATGCAGGCTGTACGTctcctcgggcggcggcgcgagaCGCTCGTGGAGCATCAGAGGAATCAGCGCCTTCACGCGCTCCGTAATCGTCTGATCCTTGAAGTCGTACACCTCCGGGGCCGATGCGAGGAAGGGCTCCGCGATGGTCAGCACCGAGTCGACGTGGGCGTCAAACATTGCCTTGCTCTCATGGCCCGTCAGGTAGCCTAGGCTCTCGGACAAGTGGCCAACGGCGACCCTGTCGGCACGcgaggcggcctcgaggagtTGGACGTACTGCCGGACGAAAGTCTCGGGGTAGTCGCGCGAGGCGCCAAagtcgagcagctcgagcttgttgtcgtcggcgttgtAGAGAAAGTTGGTCCAGTTCGGGTCCGTCTGCATAAACTTGAATTCGGTAATTTCACGGAGGCAGAGGCGCATTAGCTGCGTGCCGATCCAGTCACGTTGATGCTGGGTGAAGGACTTGACGCGCGTGACGCCTACGCCGTCGAGAAAGTCCATCGTGAGCACCTGCTTCCCGCAGGCCTCGAGGTGGACGTCGGGCGCGAGGAAGACGTCCTCTTCTCCTCGGAGGAGTTCCTTGTACCGAATAGCGCATTCGGCCTCTCGCTCGTAGTCACACTCCCAACCGAGCTCGAGCCGAGCGTTGTCGATGGTCTTGTTGAGATACAAGCCCTTTGGCAGCAAGCTCGTCGCGTTGAGCAGGATGCCGAGGTTGTCCAGATCGGAATTGATGGAATCGGCGACGCCCGGGAACTGGACCTTGACGGCCACCCTCTTGCCATTGGACTTGAGCACTGCTTTGTGTACTTGGCCGATCGATGCCGCTGCTATCGGCTTCTCCTCGAACTCGCTGAACAAGTCTCGCCAGTTTTCGCCAAGGTTGCCGACCAGGACCTTGTCCCTTTGCCACGCGGGCATGTAGTCGGCCCTATCCTGAACCCGCTGCAGAACCTCCTGGATGGGCGCCGGCAGCATCTTGGTATCCTGGAAGCTCATCATCTGGCCTAGCTTCAGGGCGGCGCCCCTCATGCGGGACAGCTTAGCCACAAGCCTCTCCATGTTCCTTTCGCTGAGCAGAACGgagcccttgccgccgcctccaAAGGCTCGAGTGATGCCCTCCGtcatggcgccgccgagaaTACCAGCAGCTAGACCACCGTAGTTCCACATCCGACTCATGCGAGATGCTGGAACTTTGGATTCTCGCAACCGATATGCGCGGGTGCTCGTGGCCTGACCGCCGTGTTCGGCGACGGTATCATTCGAGTCCACGTCGACCTTCTTCGAACACACCTGTGCAGCTGAAACGTGCTGGGGCTGTCGCTCCATCGCTTGCGCCAGGCCACTCGTTGCTGGCCGCGGAGGTGATGCCTTGTCTCGCCCCTCAGAATGGTTGGCTGTGGAGCCATGAGTTGCATTGATATCTACAGGCCGCTTGACGGGCCAGTGTCGTAAAGGGTGCTCTTTGGCGGAGCTCACCACGCGTGGCTGCTGTGGCCCAACGATGGTCGTGGCCTTTTGCTTTCTCACCGATTCCAGTATTTTCGAGCCCCGTGCCGTATGAAAGATATTGACATCGATTCCAGGGGGGAGATCCAACTCTGCGGCCAGATCTCCCTCCGCCTTCATGGCTTGCTCTTGAGCCGTCGAAAAGGAGGCTGGCACAGTGTGCGGTGTCTCCCCTTCAGACGGCTCACATCGGCTCGCGCTCGTCCCCGGTTTCGCGGCTGCATGATCGTGAATACCGTTGCCTCGAGCCGTCGCAAGGTTTTCCTCGGTGACTTTGTCTTTCCCATTCTTCGCAGCGCTGGTCGCGGAAATGCTCGACGTTTTGCTGTATACGTCGAGTTGTCGGCTTCGCAAGGCGATGTGCTTCGAGGCGACCGATCGGGAGGCGTTGAGCAGTGCCGCCACATCAATCGCCAAGTCCACAAACCTCATGATGAGGAAGGGCTCGTGTCACCAACAGTGCATTCGCCAGTCGTGTTTCTGCAAGACGTTGGTTTGTGGTTGGAGTGGATTCCAACTACAGGTTCAGCCGTCATATCGAAGTACCTCATTTGCCGTTCATATGCAGCTAAGCGGGTTCCCCTACAGTACGTCGGTCAACCAACCCTACGACAGAGTCTCGAGAAGTTTTCCAGACAAAACTACGAATAAAGAGCATTGCTTTATGATTGCCACTATGATTCAGTTGGAAAGTTTCTGGGGATTTTCTAACCTGACCTAGTCCTGGTTGCCGACAGAACCCCCCAAAAATCCACCCTATGCTACTCTCATGAACAGTACATTCAgatgtcgtcgtcctttCCGGCATGATTGCAATCCAGAATCCTTCTTTGATACCTTCAAGGTATATAATGTGTCAAAACTCCGCCGTCGATTACGTCATGTGCGAAAGGCGGCTTGATGCCGAcccgtcatcatcatcgatgCCATCCCAAAATGTACCCTGGCCCCTCGCCCGTTCTCCGCCGAGCCTGAATCAATGCGCCACGCCAAATTCCAGAGCAATGCCATTACCAAGATGAAATAAAGTAGTGAAATGGCTCATATAATCAACGCTAATGTCACGTGTGCTCGTTCGCCATATTTACTCCTGTTTCGAACTCGGCCGTGTGACGGACCTCAAAAGTGAGCCCTTTGGCTTCATCAATGCTGACTGGCGACTCAAGGAGCTGCTGGGGGTCTTGCGTTTTGGTGTTCCCATCTTGCTCAAGAGCCTTTGAGCTGCCGGGGTGAAGTTTCCTCCCGAGACTCGTGGGCTGCTTGGGAACCTCGGGACCGGCGTTTTTTCCACCTTTCCGGTCAAGCCATTGCGGGATGCCTCCTTGTTGGATTTCGCTATCCGATCGACTAGCCGCTCATGAAGCGACTCTCGCTTCCTCTGCTCCTGCAGTTTGAAGGGGCTGTACTCGTCACCAGGACCGAGATTGATGGCTGCGGACTGATCGGTGACGgattcgtcgtcctcgtcaacaAAGGCGTAACCGTTTACTCTCGGCGTCTCGCCTGCGCCCGCTGCACTGGAATCCTGATATTTTTGCCGCGACTTTCCGGCGATGGCGTCACGGACCGAGGACATGGTGGGCGAGGGTGGCCGTTGCGGGAGGTGTGGCTGTGGCATTCTGGTGTTCTGCCGCAATATGATCTTGGGTGGCGCCCGCGATGCCTCTTGGAGAGACTGGGCGACAGGGATGTGGTCATCATCCAACCCTTCAGGTTTGAACATCAATCCGTTTCTTGGATTTGCGTTCCAAGAATCGGGCCGAGCGGGACGATCATCGGCATCCTTGATGGCAAGCCGGTCCCGTTTTaagaagccgtcgtcgacgagattACCTGTCGCCTCAAGCCTGTCCGTGACCTCCTTCTGCTTGATCATTTGCTTCGACGGGAGCTTGTTGCGGTTCCACAACCAAGCATTCTTCTCCGCCTTTTTTTGATTTTGGTTGTCTATGAGTTTGTAGAAACTTTCGTTGTCTTCGCTCGTATAGGTCGACTGGAAGCCGGATAGACTCATGTTGGTGTCGAGCGGCGGGTTCGGCTCGAAGGCTGTCGAAGCGATCGAGGCAGGTGTATCTCCGATGTAGGTGTTTGGCGTCCGACCACCGTCTTGGAACATGCTggaagccgacggcgtcgtcgtcgtcgtcgtcctcgcgccCTTCCTTGTCCGCGCTGGCGTCATGGTCTGGTGCAGTCTTTGAGCGGCGCTTGATATCCATCGGGAATCTCGTGACTGAAGCGCATCCAAGTACTCGTTCTGTATCATCGACTCCTCGATGCCGGGGAAGTAGTCTCTCGCGATAATCCGAGAGAGAGTTTCAGTGTATTCGTCTTCGTCCAGCACTTGCTTAGGTCGCTTGATTCTCCTCACCTGAGGAGGTGGCGGCATCAAGTCTGTTTCGGCCCTCTTCCGTACCAGTGCCTTTGGGTGGCCCGATGGCGAATCAAGGACCATGAGCGCAGCATTTTCTTCGGGCCAGCGGAGATGGTGGCTCATGTTCACGTCTAGCGATTGCCACTTGTGGTTCAACGTGTCAGTATCGTGAGAGGCTCGATGATGAAAGTACGAGTTGGAGTTGAACCGCCGAGGTCGGGGACCCAAAGCGATAAGGATAAGGAACGAGGTCCAGCTGCTTTTGTTTTACctaagcacatgtacatgtacaagtacaacacGGAttatagtacggagtagtgtacggagtacagtacaggttATTCCGCCGTACTGTATtaggactccgtacaaagtacggaACTTGGGCGCACTAGTAACGCCTAATAAGAAGCGATGATGCATTTAGCCAAATAGTCTTATACTCTATTACTGCATAAAATAATCCGCGCGTATGGACTTTGTTATGTTAGTGGGCCGGCgaaagtgtcgattcactttgtaaCAGTAGTAGCGCAACCAcaattgaatcgtcacttttgttTCGTGACTGTACATGACTACAGTGTaatgcctacagtacagtcgGAGGACGGAGCACGACCATGTGATCCGGAAAAAATGCTTATATAATCATTGTTCACGACACATTGTCTCTGATTCGAAGTCGAAAGGTTGTGAAGGAGTCCCTCGGGAAGCCTCCCCTTAACCCACACTGGATGAGCTAAACAGAAAACGGGGACTATAAATTTTTTCAACAGTATATGAAAGGAATACAAAGTATGCAGTATCATCCCATTGTCACATGTAATTCCGTGCCTACAATCGACTTTGGTCGAATAGTGACTTTCTACTAATGCATATCTAGGCATTCGACGGCTACGCGCAATACCGACTCCATGCATATCACAATCGGATATCATGGCATCCCACGAACTGTAGATGCTGGCACAGATTGGCGGTACGAATCCAGACTGGCTGTACCAATGCAAAATAGCACCGTAATGCGGATGTAGAGACGGATCCAAGCAAGATATTGTATGCGCTACCCGAATGGTTGTTACACGCTTGCATGGGCTCGGTCAGTACTGCATACGGTGATAGATGCAAGTTCCAGATAGTGCGTTTAAGTGAGTGAAATTTATCAACAAGTCTATACGCCCAAAACTGCCTCAAATACTATATGTAACAGTTGTACAATGAAGTAGTTTGCAATCCAGTCCGAAATACGCTCAACGTATTAGAGCCAAGATAGGCCAGTGACTTTCCATTGTACAATCCCTCAAACCACAACACGAAGGACTAGTTTGTTGTACACCAACCACCTCCTGTCGCAACACATTTGCTGCCCTGCTTCGCAGTTGCAGCTACATTTTGACGGAAGGCATTGCCATTGAACACACTCGGGAATTTTTTCGTCCAGCTGTCCGTGTcgacgtcatcatcatcatcgtcgtcccccGTATACGAAGGTGCATTTGCCGCCTGGTTGCTGCCCCACCGGTTCGTGTTCATGTTCCTGCCCTGTGCATTCTGCCCCCAGCCTTGCCTAAAGCTCGACATTCCCCTGTTCACCTGGGCGTTGATCATGTCGGAGAACCTGTCCCAATTGGTCGGTGCGGCAAGGCCGAGTCCTGTAAAGGCAACGAGAACAGCAACGGAGACGCGCATGTTGTAGATGGTTGAAATGAAGCGTAGATGTGAGAGAAAGTGACGGTGATTGCGGTTGAGTACAGAGAGAGCGGCTAGGTTGGTTGAAGAGAAGGCAGTAGATTGTTGACTGTTGAGAGCAAGGATAGTAGATTGGTTGAGGAAACGACAGTGGATTGACTGCACAAGAAAGGATGGTAGATTGGTTGAAGGAAAGGCTGGTTTGTTCTGTTGCATCGACTTTTTGGGACGCGTTCGGCCCTACTTATACACGATTTTACCGCCAGCAAGAGGCAGCATTGAATTCGGCGAAGCTCGGCAATTATTACGAAacaggcactccgtacactgttGGAGAATGCAGCGTGGCTTGGTGGTCACCACGAAGGATGTTCACACTGTCAGAGCGCACTCTCATGCCCAAACGCCGTTGGGCTGTGGCATCTTCACGTTTTGCGGAAGAAACATAGCTAGTGATAGCGTGTGTCACGAACTAACTAGGCGGCGGCATGCACTTGGTAGAAATCAATCTACGGACGCAGGCCCAGGCGCACAGTATGCAGGATTCAAGGGACGCACTCTCCGTACAGCGCGAGCACTACTTGCcacgcacggagtactccttGCCACACACTCCTTGTTATCGggactgtacggagtatgtgcATGCAACATCGATTAGAG encodes:
- a CDS encoding ABC1 protein; amino-acid sequence: MRFVDLAIDVAALLNASRSVASKHIALRSRQLDVYSKTSSISATSAAKNGKDKVTEENLATARGNGIHDHAAAKPGTSASRCEPSEGETPHTVPASFSTAQEQAMKAEGDLAAELDLPPGIDVNIFHTARGSKILESVRKQKATTIVGPQQPRVVSSAKEHPLRHWPVKRPVDINATHGSTANHSEGRDKASPPRPATSGLAQAMERQPQHVSAAQVCSKKVDVDSNDTVAEHGGQATSTRAYRLRESKVPASRMSRMWNYGGLAAGILGGAMTEGITRAFGGGGKGSVLLSERNMERLVAKLSRMRGAALKLGQMMSFQDTKMLPAPIQEVLQRVQDRADYMPAWQRDKVLVGNLGENWRDLFSEFEEKPIAAASIGQVHKAVLKSNGKRVAVKVQFPGVADSINSDLDNLGILLNATSLLPKGLYLNKTIDNARLELGWECDYEREAECAIRYKELLRGEEDVFLAPDVHLEACGKQVLTMDFLDGVGVTRVKSFTQHQRDWIGTQLMRLCLREITEFKFMQTDPNWTNFLYNADDNKLELLDFGASRDYPETFVRQYVQLLEAASRADRVAVGHLSESLGYLTGHESKAMFDAHVDSVLTIAEPFLASAPEVYDFKDQTITERVKALIPLMLHERLAPPPEETYSLHRKLSGAFLLCARLGSKVPCRQLFVDAVARSGYVGKAE